GAGTGAAAGGATTTGAACCTTCGACCCCTGCCTCCCGAAGGCAGTGCTCTACCAGGCTGAGCTACACTCCGATATAAGAATATGTTTCAGAAACTGCGGTTGACTGAAAACCGGGCCAGGGCGAAAAGCGACTGTTTGTACGCTGACTCCGGCAATTCAGCCAGTTCCTCAATGGCGTTATCCGCCGCTTGACGCGCCACCGCCTCAGTGTATGCAATGGCTCCGGTGGATTCAACGGCTTCCAGCACCGCCTCGATGCGCTCCGCGCCGCCGCGCTCAATGACCTGACGCACCACCCGCGCCTGCGAAGGCGTGCCCTGATGCATGACATAGATCAGCGGCAGCGTCGGTTTGCCGTCAGCCAGATCGGCGCCGGCGTTCTTGCCCATCTGCTCGGCTGAGGCGCTGTAGTCCAGCGCGTCGTCGATCAGTTGAAACGCGGTACCAAGGTGCATGCCGTAGGCCGCCAGTGCGCGTTCCATGGCCGTGCTTGCTTCGCCGAGTACGGCCCCGGTCTGGCTGGCGGCCTCAAACAGCTTTGCGGTCTTGCTCTGGATTACTTCCATGTAGCGCGCCTCGGTGGTGCCAGGGTCACGGCAGTTGAGCAACTGCATGACCTCGCCCTCGGCGATGGTGTTGGTGACGCGCGCCAGAATCCGCATGATGCGCAGGCTGCCGATTTCCACCATCATCTCAAACGCACGAGAATAGAGAAAATCGCCTACGAGTACGCTGGACTCGTTGCCCCAGATGGCGTTGACCGTCTCCTGACCGCGGCGCAACTGCGATGCGTCGACCACGTCGTCGTGCAGCAAGGTCGCGGTGTGAATGAATTCGATGATTGTGGCCATGTCAATGTGACGCTGGCCGCGATAGCCGCACGCACCTGCCGCCAGCAGCACCAGCGTCGGCCGCACGCGTTTGCCGCCGCTATTGACGATGTAATGACTCAACTGATTGATCAACACGACCTGCGATTGCAATCGCCGGTGGATGGTATCGTTGACCGCAGTCATATCGCGCGCGACCAGGGCGTTGACCTGTTCCAGATTCATGAGGGTATCGTTGCGGAAAGTCTTGTGCATGCTAGGGTCGCCCGCCGAGGTCGTCAAGCGCCTGTATTTGACCGGTATGCGTTGAGCCGATACACTTCGCCATCCATTTTTTAAGCATAAATCGAATATCAAACTATGCATGCCGTAATCAAAACCGGTGGCAAGCAATACCGGGTTACACAAGGCGACGTTCTGCGCGTCGAAAAGCTGGTCTCCGAAGTGGGCGCCAGCGTGGACTTCGAACAGGTGCTGATGGTTACCGACGGAGACGACATATCTATCGGGACGCCGTTTATCGACGGCGGCAAGGTCACGGCGAAGGTTCGCTCGCACGGGCGCGGCGACAAAATAAAAATCGTCAAATTCCGTCGTCGCAAACATTACCGGCGGCAGATGGGTCATCGGCAGAGCTACACGGAAATCGAAATTACCGGCATCGGCGACTAGGAGCACAAGCAAGTATGGCACACAAAAAAGCGGGCGGCAGCACGCGCAACGGTCGCGATTCGGAATCAAAACGGCTGGGCGTGAAGCGCTTCGGCGGCGAGCATGTGCTGTCCGGTAATATTATCGTGCGGCAGCGTGGTACACGCTTTCATCCCGGCGTAAATGTCGGCCTGGGGCGCGATCATACGCTGTTCGCCACGGCTACCGGTCAGGTAAAGTTCGAAACCAGAGGATCCCGGCAACGCAAATATGTGAGCGTTGTCGCAGGCTGAACCTTCGTCATGCACGCTTTCGGAAAAGCCCCGCATGGCCGGGGCTTTTTTGTGTACGCCCATTTGAGACGGCGGCCTCGGGCGGGTAAAAACGCATGAAGTTTGTCGATGAAGCAAACATCGAGGTCCGGGCAGGTGACGGCGGCAACGGCTGCGTCAGCTTCCGCCGCGAGAAATTTATTCCGCGCGGCGGACCCAACGGTGGTGACGGTGGCGACGGTGGCAGCGTGTACCTTCATGCACTGCGCGGACTCAACACACTGGCCGACTTCCGGCATGCGCGGCTGTTCAGCGCGCCGCGCGGGCAGGGCGGCATGGGCAAGGATCGCACGGGCAGGCAGGGAGATGACCTGATCATTGACGTGCCGGTCGGCACGCGAGTGATCAACGCGGAGACGCTGGAGTTGATCGGCGATCTGACGCGCGACGACGAGCGTTTGCTGGTCGCACAAGGCGGTCGCCGCGGTCTTGGTAATACGCGGTTCAAGAGCTCCACCAACCGCGCGCCGCGCCAGTCAACGCCAGGGCAACCGGGCGATGCGCGCATGTTACAGCTGGAGTTGCAGGTGCTGGCGGACGTCGGACTGCTCGGCCTGCCCAACGCCGGAAAGTCCAGTCTCATCGCCGCCGTGTCCGCAGCGCGCCCGAAAATCGCCGACTATCCTTTCACCACGCTTTACCCGCATCTTGGTGTGGTGAGGGTCGCGCCCACCCGCAGTTTTGTCATGGCCGATATTCCCGGCCTGATCGAAGGCGCTGCCGACGGCGCTGGGTTGGGCATCCGGTTTTTGAAGCATCTTACCCGCACCCGGCTGTTGCTGCACGTAGTCGATGTTGCGCCGCTGTCCGGACTAGACGAGCCGGCGCAGGCAGTGTCAGCAATCGCCGGCGAGCTCGATAAGTTCAATCCGTCACTCGCCGCCAAAGAGCGCTGGCTGGTCTGCAATAAAATAGATTTGCTCAGTTCCGAACAACGCGAGACGATCGAGCAGGATCTGCGCGATCGTCTGGACTGGCGCAGCCCAATGTTTATGGTATCGGCCGCTACGCGCGATGGAACCGACGAGTTGGTCCTGCATGTGATGAATTATCTGGAGGAGCGCCAGGCTGAATCGAAAGCAGTTAGCTGACGCGCCCCGCTGGGTCATCAAGATCGGCAGCTCGCTGATCACGGATGACGGTCGCGGCCTGAATTTAGCGGCCATCCATTCATGGTCGGAACAGATCGCAGGCCTGCGTCAGGCCGGCAAGGACATCGTACTGGTGTCGTCCGGCGCGGTCGCCGAAGGCATGAGCCGGCTGCGCTGGCGCCGGCGACCTCGGGCGTTGCACCAGTTACAGGCCGCGGCCGCCGTCGGCCAGATGGGTCTGGTCCAGGCGTATGAATCGCATTTTCAGAGTCACGGTATTCACAGTGCGCAGGTGCTGCTCACGCGTGAGGATCTTGCTGACCGGCGCCGCTACATCAACGCGCGCACCACCTTGCGCACCCTGCTAAGTCTGCATGTCATTCCCGTGGTCAACGAGAACGATACCGTGGCCACCGATGAGATCCGGTTCGGAGACAATGACACGCTGGCAGCACTTGTCACCAATCTGGTCGAGGCGCAAATGCTGATTATCCTCACCGATCAGCAAGGGCTTTACGATCGCGACCCGCGGACAGACCCGAATGCCAAGCTGATCGATACGGCGCAGGCCACCGATCCGTCGCTGGAAGCCTATGCGGGACCGAGTGCTACCGACATCGGACGCGGCGGGATGGTAACCAAACTGTATGCCGCGCGGCGTGCCGCGCGCTCCGGCGCGGCTAGCGTTATCGCCTGCGGGCGCGAACCCCGCGTGCTCGAACGTCTCGCCGGCGGCGAAACGCTGGGCACGTTGTTGTTGCCCAGCCGTGAACCGCTGGCCGCGCGCAAACAGTGGATCGCCAATCAGCTCGAAGTTCGGGGCGCACTGGTGCTGGACGAAGGGGCGGCGCGGGTGCTGCGCGAACGCGGCAGCAGCCTGCTACCCATCGGCGTGGCCGAGGTGCGGGGCGCATTTATAAGAGGAGATATGGTGGCGTGCATCGATGCGCGGGGCGCCGAGATCGCGCGCGGCCTGGTCAACTACGATGCCGACGACGCGCGCCGGATCATGCAAAAGCCGAGTCACTACATCCAGTCGGCGCTGGGCTACGTCGCCGAGCCGGAGTTGATACACAGGGATAATTTGGTGCTGGTGTAGGCTGAGTTAGGTGCGCCAGCGCCGTAACCCGGCGCAGGGCGGGGCGATTTAGGATGCTGGGTTACTAACCCAGCCTACAATCACTGATCGCTGCGCGACTCGCGGTGCGGCACCTGCCGTGTTGCCGGCTGGGCCTGGATTAGCCTGCGTTTGCATCGCCCTGGACCTGCATCGCCTTGATGCGCGCGTGCAAACGGCTTTTGTGGCGGGCGGCCTTGTTCTTGTGAAGCAGGCCTGACGACGCAGTTGAGTCGATGACCGGCACCGCGCGCTGATAGCTGCTCTCCGCGGCCGTCTTGTCGCCCTTTGCGATCGCCTTGACCACATTCTTGATGTAGGTGCGCACCCTGGACATCTGACTGACATTGCGTTCGCGCCGTTTTACTGCCTGCTTTGCGCGCTTTCTGGCTGATGCTGAATTCGCCAACCTGATTTTCCTTGGATTATTTGGTCAAAAAAAAGAGCGTAATATGCAGCCCGCGCGGATCATTGTCAACGATGGGTCAACTCGGGGTCAACGCGTGACGGACGTAATTGTACACGCGCGCGGGTTGCCTGTATCTTCGCCTGCGCATAGCCTTCGCCTGGATGCCGCCCTGAGCCAGAGACTGTTCAAATCCACCGCCATTGTAGGCGGAATGACGTTCATATCCCGTATTTTAGGTTACGCGCGCGATGCCGTAGTGTTCATCTCATTTGGCGCCGGCGGCGGTACCGACGCGTTTTTCGTCGCGTTCCGCATTCCCAATTTCCTCCGGCGGCTGGTTGCCGAAGGCGCATTCTCGCAGGCTTTCGTGCCAATCTTCTCGGAATATCGGGAGCATCGCGAACCGGCCGCGCTCAAGGACCTGGCGGATCACGTTGCCGGCACGCTGGCGGTAATCCTGATGCTGATTACCGTGACCGGTGTCATCGCAGCGCCGCTGCTGGTATCAGTGTTCGCGCCGGGGTTCATGGACAACCCCGAGCGGCACGCGCTGACTGTGGACTTGTTGCGCGTCACCTTTCCATACATTTTTTTCATTTCACTCACCGCGCTGGCCGGCGGCATTCTGAATAGTATCGGCCGTTTCGCCGTGCCGGCCTTCACGCCGGTATTTTTGAACCTGTCGCTGATTGCGGCGAGTCTGTGGCTCGCGCCCATCTTCGAGCGGCCCATCACCGGGCTGGCTTGGGGCGTCTTTATCGCCGGTGTGGTGCAACTGGCGTTTCAGCTTCCATTTCTGTATCGACTGAATCTGCTGCCGCAGCCGCGCCTTGCCCGCGCTCATGAGGGTGTGCGACGCATTCTGCGCCTGATGGGACCGGCGATTTTCGGTTCGTCGGTGGTGCAGATCAACGTGTTGTTCAACACCATGATCGCGTCGTTCCTGGCCGTCGGCAGTATCAGTTGGCTGTACGCGTCCGACCGCTTCGTGGAACTGCCGCTGGCGCTGCTGGGCGTGGCGACCGCCACCGTCATTCTGCCGCGCCTGTCGCAACAGCATACGCGCCAGTCGGGGCCGGCGTTCAGCCAGACGCTGGACTGGGCGCTGCGTATCTCCGTGCTGGTCGCGCTGCCCGCCACCCTGGCGCTACTGCTGCTCGCCGGACCGATTCTCGCCACCCTGCTTCAATACCGCGAATTCACGGCCATCGATACGCGGATGTCCACCATGAGCCTGATCGCCTATGGCGCCGGTCTGCCGGCATTCATTCTGATCAAGGTGCTGGCGCCGGGTTTCTACGCGCGTCAGGATACAAAAACGCCGGTACGCATTGGCGTGATCGCGGTGCTGTCCAACATGGCGCTCAATGTGCTGATCGTGGCCCCGTGGCTTTATTTCGATATTCCGGGGCCGCACTCGGGATTGGCGGCCGGCACGACTTTATCGGCTTACCTGAATGCCAGCCTGTTATATCACCGGCTGCGCAGCGACGGCGTGTATCGCATGCAACCGGGTTGGGCGGGGCTTACGCTCAAAGTCGGCGCGGCGACGGCGGTGATGGGGAGCGTGCTCATTGTGATGACACCAGCGCTCGGCGCATGGAGCGAATGGGCCGCGACCCAGCGCGGCCTGCATCTGTGCATCCTCATCGCATTGGGGGCGGCTGCATACGTCCTGAGCCTGGCGCTCCTGGGCGTCAGGCCCCGGCAGTTCGCGGCAGGCGCGGCCTGATGGACCTGATCCGCGGTCATTACAATCTGCGCGCGGCGCATCGGAGTTGTGTGGCGACCATCGGCAATTTCGATGGTGTCCATCTGGGACATCAGGCGGTACTGACAAAGCTTGGCGCCCGCGCCGCGGAGTTGCGATTACCTTCCGTGGCAATAATCTTCGAGCCGCTGCCGCGCGAATTCCTGCACCCGCCGTCGGCCCCGCCGCGACTGACCCGCTTGCGCGAGAAGCTGATGATATTGCGGAAACACAGGATCGATAGTGTGCTGTGCCTGCGCTTCGACGCCGCACTTGCGGCGATGCGCGCCAGCGAATTCATCGACCGGA
The DNA window shown above is from Gammaproteobacteria bacterium and carries:
- the ispB gene encoding octaprenyl diphosphate synthase; this translates as MNLEQVNALVARDMTAVNDTIHRRLQSQVVLINQLSHYIVNSGGKRVRPTLVLLAAGACGYRGQRHIDMATIIEFIHTATLLHDDVVDASQLRRGQETVNAIWGNESSVLVGDFLYSRAFEMMVEIGSLRIMRILARVTNTIAEGEVMQLLNCRDPGTTEARYMEVIQSKTAKLFEAASQTGAVLGEASTAMERALAAYGMHLGTAFQLIDDALDYSASAEQMGKNAGADLADGKPTLPLIYVMHQGTPSQARVVRQVIERGGAERIEAVLEAVESTGAIAYTEAVARQAADNAIEELAELPESAYKQSLFALARFSVNRSF
- the rplU gene encoding 50S ribosomal protein L21, which produces MHAVIKTGGKQYRVTQGDVLRVEKLVSEVGASVDFEQVLMVTDGDDISIGTPFIDGGKVTAKVRSHGRGDKIKIVKFRRRKHYRRQMGHRQSYTEIEITGIGD
- the rpmA gene encoding 50S ribosomal protein L27, with the translated sequence MAHKKAGGSTRNGRDSESKRLGVKRFGGEHVLSGNIIVRQRGTRFHPGVNVGLGRDHTLFATATGQVKFETRGSRQRKYVSVVAG
- the obgE gene encoding GTPase ObgE translates to MKFVDEANIEVRAGDGGNGCVSFRREKFIPRGGPNGGDGGDGGSVYLHALRGLNTLADFRHARLFSAPRGQGGMGKDRTGRQGDDLIIDVPVGTRVINAETLELIGDLTRDDERLLVAQGGRRGLGNTRFKSSTNRAPRQSTPGQPGDARMLQLELQVLADVGLLGLPNAGKSSLIAAVSAARPKIADYPFTTLYPHLGVVRVAPTRSFVMADIPGLIEGAADGAGLGIRFLKHLTRTRLLLHVVDVAPLSGLDEPAQAVSAIAGELDKFNPSLAAKERWLVCNKIDLLSSEQRETIEQDLRDRLDWRSPMFMVSAATRDGTDELVLHVMNYLEERQAESKAVS
- a CDS encoding glutamate 5-kinase, which translates into the protein MWRSARLNRKQLADAPRWVIKIGSSLITDDGRGLNLAAIHSWSEQIAGLRQAGKDIVLVSSGAVAEGMSRLRWRRRPRALHQLQAAAAVGQMGLVQAYESHFQSHGIHSAQVLLTREDLADRRRYINARTTLRTLLSLHVIPVVNENDTVATDEIRFGDNDTLAALVTNLVEAQMLIILTDQQGLYDRDPRTDPNAKLIDTAQATDPSLEAYAGPSATDIGRGGMVTKLYAARRAARSGAASVIACGREPRVLERLAGGETLGTLLLPSREPLAARKQWIANQLEVRGALVLDEGAARVLRERGSSLLPIGVAEVRGAFIRGDMVACIDARGAEIARGLVNYDADDARRIMQKPSHYIQSALGYVAEPELIHRDNLVLV
- the rpsT gene encoding 30S ribosomal protein S20 is translated as MANSASARKRAKQAVKRRERNVSQMSRVRTYIKNVVKAIAKGDKTAAESSYQRAVPVIDSTASSGLLHKNKAARHKSRLHARIKAMQVQGDANAG
- the murJ gene encoding murein biosynthesis integral membrane protein MurJ — its product is MQPARIIVNDGSTRGQRVTDVIVHARGLPVSSPAHSLRLDAALSQRLFKSTAIVGGMTFISRILGYARDAVVFISFGAGGGTDAFFVAFRIPNFLRRLVAEGAFSQAFVPIFSEYREHREPAALKDLADHVAGTLAVILMLITVTGVIAAPLLVSVFAPGFMDNPERHALTVDLLRVTFPYIFFISLTALAGGILNSIGRFAVPAFTPVFLNLSLIAASLWLAPIFERPITGLAWGVFIAGVVQLAFQLPFLYRLNLLPQPRLARAHEGVRRILRLMGPAIFGSSVVQINVLFNTMIASFLAVGSISWLYASDRFVELPLALLGVATATVILPRLSQQHTRQSGPAFSQTLDWALRISVLVALPATLALLLLAGPILATLLQYREFTAIDTRMSTMSLIAYGAGLPAFILIKVLAPGFYARQDTKTPVRIGVIAVLSNMALNVLIVAPWLYFDIPGPHSGLAAGTTLSAYLNASLLYHRLRSDGVYRMQPGWAGLTLKVGAATAVMGSVLIVMTPALGAWSEWAATQRGLHLCILIALGAAAYVLSLALLGVRPRQFAAGAA